One Synechococcus sp. JA-2-3B'a(2-13) genomic window carries:
- the modA gene encoding molybdate ABC transporter substrate-binding protein → MKRRTAMLFLGILAALALRWGSAPGLAQSQPILVGAAVSLQPALTEIDRLFTARYPDIKVEYNFANSGSLQQQVEQGAPLDVVFFAAASFMDALAKQNLLVEGSRRDLLSNRMALIVPANARTKVQDFADLVAEEIRVLSIGDLQAMPAGRYAQEILTEAGVFETLRPKMVFASTVREILTAVEQGNADAGILFTSDAQLSNRVRVVATADPITPIIYPVALVRDTPAGRSYLEFLTSGEAAEVFVKYGFIRL, encoded by the coding sequence ATGAAACGAAGAACTGCAATGTTATTCCTGGGGATCCTGGCCGCCCTGGCTTTGAGGTGGGGGTCGGCTCCCGGCTTGGCACAATCTCAGCCCATTTTGGTGGGGGCTGCGGTGAGCTTGCAACCGGCTTTAACGGAAATCGACCGGTTGTTCACCGCCCGCTATCCCGACATCAAGGTTGAGTACAACTTCGCCAATTCCGGCTCTCTCCAGCAACAGGTGGAGCAGGGGGCGCCTTTGGACGTGGTATTTTTCGCAGCCGCCTCTTTTATGGACGCCCTTGCCAAGCAGAACCTGCTGGTGGAGGGATCCCGGCGAGATCTTCTCAGCAATCGCATGGCTTTAATTGTGCCTGCCAATGCCAGAACCAAGGTTCAGGATTTTGCCGACTTGGTGGCGGAAGAGATCCGGGTTCTGTCCATTGGGGATCTGCAGGCCATGCCCGCCGGACGCTATGCCCAGGAAATTCTCACCGAGGCGGGGGTGTTTGAGACGCTGCGGCCCAAGATGGTGTTTGCCAGCACGGTGCGGGAAATTTTGACGGCGGTGGAGCAGGGCAATGCCGACGCCGGGATCCTGTTTACCTCGGATGCTCAGCTTTCAAATCGGGTGCGAGTAGTGGCTACGGCGGATCCCATTACGCCAATTATCTACCCGGTGGCATTGGTGCGCGATACTCCCGCCGGACGGTCTTACTTGGAGTTTTTGACCTCAGGGGAAGCGGCAGAGGTGTTTGTGAAGTACGGCTTTATCCGCCTGTGA
- the modB gene encoding molybdate ABC transporter permease subunit: MSDYDLSPLWISLRIAGLATGITFGVGTLAAYGMLHYRGRWRSLIEALLLAPLVLPPTMVGFLLLLLFGRRTLLGQLLASLNLSVIFTWYAGVITAAVVALPLMYRTALGAFQQIDPTLVAAARTLGASRAKIFTRVLIPLALPGILAGVTLSFARALGEFGATLMLAGNIPGRTQTLSMAIFFAVQAGDMRGAAISSALVLGLSLGVMTAVNLWFQRRPWQRPPSRPLQVLTRRDLDFSTPAPRLWVDIDKKLPQFELQAQLSCDGRPLGLLGASGSGKSLLLRCIAGIETPDGGRILLNERALFDAEQGIRLPPAQRRVGVIFQNYALFPHLTVAQNIAFGIPAGLSEAEKQERIQAQLRLVKLKGWENRYPTELSGGQQQRVALARALASEPEILLLDEPFSALDAHLRSQLEQEMGEILAGYKGVTLLVTHNIEEAFRLCGDLAVMEQGRIIAQGDKRQLFEAPPCLSVAQLTGCKNISRAKLLGPQRVLALDWGCELQVQGSPAGEYIAIRAHHLTFRPDGKLPNTFPAWLVKWSETPHRLTLFFRLGGPPAHRQDYHLQAEVWRERWREVETWGSPWWLQLDPRHLRVF; the protein is encoded by the coding sequence ATGAGCGACTACGACCTATCCCCGCTTTGGATCTCCCTACGGATTGCCGGCTTGGCCACGGGCATCACCTTTGGGGTGGGGACGCTGGCAGCTTATGGGATGTTGCACTACCGAGGTCGCTGGCGCTCTCTCATCGAGGCCCTCTTGTTGGCGCCGCTGGTGTTGCCGCCCACCATGGTGGGCTTCCTGTTGCTGCTGCTGTTTGGCCGGCGAACCCTTCTGGGACAACTTTTGGCCTCGCTGAACTTGTCGGTCATCTTCACCTGGTATGCCGGGGTGATCACGGCAGCGGTGGTGGCCCTGCCCCTGATGTACCGCACGGCCCTGGGAGCTTTCCAGCAGATCGACCCGACGCTGGTGGCGGCAGCCCGCACCCTGGGAGCAAGTAGGGCCAAGATTTTTACGCGGGTGCTGATCCCACTGGCCTTGCCGGGGATCCTAGCGGGGGTTACCCTCAGTTTTGCTCGCGCTCTGGGGGAGTTTGGCGCCACCTTGATGCTGGCAGGCAACATCCCAGGCCGCACGCAAACCCTGTCCATGGCCATCTTCTTTGCCGTTCAGGCGGGGGATATGCGGGGGGCGGCCATCAGCTCGGCCCTGGTCTTGGGGTTGTCCTTGGGGGTGATGACGGCAGTTAACCTTTGGTTTCAGCGACGGCCCTGGCAGCGACCTCCCTCTCGTCCTCTACAGGTTCTCACCAGAAGGGATCTGGATTTCTCAACTCCGGCCCCCCGCCTCTGGGTGGACATTGACAAGAAGCTGCCCCAGTTTGAGCTTCAGGCACAACTGAGCTGCGATGGGCGACCCCTGGGCTTGCTGGGGGCCTCTGGATCCGGCAAAAGCCTACTTTTGCGCTGCATTGCCGGGATCGAAACCCCGGATGGTGGGCGCATTTTGCTCAACGAGCGGGCGTTGTTTGACGCCGAACAGGGGATCCGGCTGCCCCCCGCTCAGCGACGGGTAGGGGTGATCTTCCAGAACTACGCTCTGTTTCCCCATCTCACCGTCGCCCAGAACATCGCTTTTGGGATCCCTGCGGGCTTGAGCGAAGCGGAAAAACAAGAGCGGATCCAGGCCCAGCTGCGGTTGGTCAAGCTGAAGGGCTGGGAAAACCGCTATCCCACGGAGCTCTCCGGAGGACAGCAGCAGCGGGTGGCCCTGGCGCGAGCCTTGGCTTCTGAGCCGGAGATCTTGCTGCTGGATGAGCCTTTTTCTGCTTTGGATGCCCACCTGCGCAGCCAACTGGAGCAGGAGATGGGGGAAATCCTAGCGGGCTACAAGGGAGTCACGCTTTTGGTAACCCACAACATTGAGGAAGCCTTCCGCCTCTGCGGGGATCTGGCTGTAATGGAGCAGGGGCGAATCATTGCCCAGGGGGACAAGCGTCAGCTATTTGAGGCTCCCCCCTGCCTTAGTGTGGCGCAACTGACGGGTTGCAAAAACATCTCGCGGGCCAAGCTCCTGGGCCCTCAACGGGTGCTGGCCTTGGATTGGGGCTGTGAGCTGCAGGTACAGGGATCCCCAGCGGGAGAATACATCGCCATCCGCGCCCACCACCTCACCTTCAGGCCCGACGGGAAGCTGCCCAACACGTTTCCCGCTTGGCTGGTGAAGTGGAGCGAGACCCCCCACCGACTGACTCTCTTCTTTAGGCTGGGCGGTCCTCCTGCCCACCGCCAGGACTATCACCTGCAAGCTGAGGTGTGGCGGGAGCGCTGGCGAGAGGTGGAGACTTGGGGATCCCCCTGGTGGCTACAGTTGGATCCCCGGCATCTGAGGGTGTTTTGA
- a CDS encoding FxLYD domain-containing protein → MSQVWKPAQWLTQKLRLVCMSFGCVALAALLLGFGAIPLQLKDLHLTPCPDTPEYTNLVTSNGNPIPARCLFIEGTVVNRSRNTVLNADVFGRLYDANGNEVLPERTRLGAIEEVPPGESPFSIRISVPVTSPLPLTMEQFKASGFSGTVRR, encoded by the coding sequence ATGAGCCAAGTTTGGAAGCCGGCGCAGTGGCTAACCCAAAAGCTGCGTCTTGTCTGCATGAGCTTTGGCTGTGTGGCATTGGCGGCGCTCTTGCTGGGTTTTGGAGCCATCCCCCTGCAACTGAAGGATTTGCACCTCACCCCCTGCCCGGATACCCCCGAATACACCAACCTGGTTACCAGCAACGGCAACCCCATACCGGCCAGGTGCCTATTCATTGAAGGCACGGTGGTCAACCGCTCCAGAAATACTGTGCTGAATGCGGATGTCTTCGGTCGCCTTTACGATGCCAACGGCAATGAGGTTCTGCCGGAGCGCACCCGCCTGGGAGCCATCGAGGAGGTTCCCCCCGGCGAAAGCCCCTTCTCCATTCGCATCTCCGTGCCCGTGACCAGCCCGCTGCCTCTGACTATGGAGCAGTTCAAAGCCAGCGGCTTCAGCGGCACCGTGCGCCGTTAA
- a CDS encoding helix-turn-helix domain-containing protein encodes MAYQISGNCIGCNACVDSCPTKAIVVQDGEYWINPLLCNDCEGFFPEPQCVSLCPGSAPQPYEAMKGRNRTVTARIRSSPPLFLNGHSQAFASSIVVWEACNFLSQFQSLNLQKQGDNQVCYQKSVGHNQGSLTLTLCLDGIPQSAPIDVRTACLHLIFAAYAAGLDSPWKESFVFTDSQLESYLGWDKRKDLSKMTRLHLFMTWIEQLCRIQVSIDWPDQGRVKGFSVPAGPLWRLLKMHRHFQKDEQGCNHLVGLTWAIQPGEWTRYFLNRQGCRQGQAFYQYSSLPLSLLQAVMSHWQHHEGAMRLLLWLLFKVRMGRQQRLTVPTLMRVAYGEERLQEAYLNLQERKRLVRTFESDLEVLNHYGLKPEFDPLTYPSSIQPLWARLEAVPEDADEALNFWIEDANNGGLLTAAGPRGKWGLLMQARIQRFHLPSDWHRQAVQEARSPTRESGSRQRRRAKSAPVATDSDLPGPPENPKDFPSSKALRGADISAARRQKGISQRELAQRLGRSQSWVRDVENGRLQISLNDRQRLIKALYLDPRQQQV; translated from the coding sequence ATGGCTTATCAAATCTCAGGGAATTGTATCGGTTGCAACGCTTGCGTAGATAGCTGTCCTACAAAAGCTATTGTTGTCCAGGATGGGGAATACTGGATTAATCCTCTGTTGTGCAATGACTGCGAAGGTTTCTTCCCAGAACCTCAGTGCGTTAGCCTGTGTCCCGGTTCTGCCCCGCAGCCTTATGAAGCCATGAAGGGGCGCAACCGCACGGTCACGGCCCGCATTCGCAGCAGTCCACCTCTATTTTTGAACGGCCATAGCCAGGCTTTTGCTTCGTCAATTGTGGTCTGGGAAGCTTGCAATTTCCTATCTCAATTTCAATCTCTCAATCTGCAAAAGCAGGGAGATAACCAGGTTTGCTATCAGAAATCTGTTGGCCACAACCAGGGATCTCTGACCCTAACTCTATGTTTGGACGGGATCCCACAAAGTGCTCCGATCGATGTGCGAACTGCCTGTTTGCATCTTATTTTTGCTGCCTATGCCGCCGGGTTGGATAGCCCCTGGAAGGAATCCTTTGTTTTCACCGACTCACAATTGGAGTCCTATTTGGGCTGGGATAAACGTAAAGATCTGAGCAAGATGACCCGTCTCCACCTGTTCATGACCTGGATAGAGCAGCTCTGTCGGATTCAAGTCTCCATCGATTGGCCGGATCAGGGGCGGGTGAAGGGGTTTTCGGTACCGGCTGGCCCTCTGTGGAGGCTGCTCAAGATGCATCGCCACTTTCAAAAAGATGAGCAGGGCTGCAACCATCTGGTGGGCCTGACTTGGGCGATTCAGCCCGGCGAATGGACACGGTACTTTCTCAATCGACAAGGGTGCCGCCAGGGGCAAGCCTTTTATCAGTACAGCAGCCTGCCCCTATCCCTGCTGCAGGCCGTGATGAGCCATTGGCAACACCATGAAGGAGCCATGCGCCTGCTGCTGTGGCTGTTGTTCAAAGTGAGGATGGGGCGGCAACAGCGTCTGACGGTGCCCACCCTGATGCGAGTGGCCTACGGGGAAGAGCGACTGCAGGAAGCTTATCTCAATCTCCAAGAACGCAAACGGCTGGTGCGCACCTTTGAAAGCGATCTGGAGGTTCTCAACCACTACGGCCTCAAGCCGGAGTTCGATCCCCTCACCTATCCTTCTTCCATTCAACCCCTGTGGGCTCGCCTGGAAGCTGTGCCCGAGGATGCGGACGAGGCATTGAACTTTTGGATTGAAGATGCCAATAATGGCGGCCTGCTGACCGCTGCCGGGCCGCGGGGCAAGTGGGGACTCTTGATGCAGGCTCGCATTCAACGATTTCATCTGCCCTCCGACTGGCATCGTCAAGCAGTTCAAGAAGCCAGATCCCCGACCCGAGAATCGGGATCCCGGCAGCGGCGTAGGGCAAAGTCTGCGCCTGTTGCAACAGACTCGGATCTCCCTGGCCCTCCCGAAAACCCAAAAGACTTCCCCTCAAGCAAAGCTTTGCGTGGAGCGGATATCTCGGCGGCACGCCGGCAAAAGGGAATCAGCCAGCGGGAATTGGCCCAGAGGCTGGGGCGCAGCCAGAGCTGGGTGCGGGATGTAGAGAATGGGCGGCTTCAGATCAGCCTAAACGATCGCCAGCGCCTTATCAAAGCCCTGTATTTGGATCCCAGGCAACAGCAAGTCTAG
- a CDS encoding TOBE domain-containing protein: MQISTRNFFKGTVKSFQVGMVNAEIVLEVAPGIEITAIISKHSAERLGIAVGKEAYAAIKASDVVIAVD; encoded by the coding sequence ATGCAAATCAGCACTCGCAACTTTTTTAAAGGAACTGTAAAAAGCTTCCAGGTGGGCATGGTCAATGCCGAAATTGTTCTGGAAGTTGCACCAGGCATAGAAATAACAGCCATTATTTCTAAGCACTCTGCCGAACGGTTGGGCATAGCAGTTGGAAAAGAAGCGTATGCTGCCATTAAAGCCTCAGATGTGGTCATCGCCGTGGATTAG
- a CDS encoding ferrous iron transport protein A, producing the protein MDSGKAQMASSKIRDPYMLAPPTVPKISITISPLQLMKVGEEGRIYQLRGSEAACAQLQQMGLTPGTYLQVIQRHPEWILLLPSGQLSLPAHLAKPIWVYMDPRCALMSTQEPNKKTILNLPRAF; encoded by the coding sequence ATGGACTCGGGCAAGGCTCAAATGGCCTCTTCTAAGATTAGGGATCCCTATATGTTGGCACCGCCCACCGTCCCTAAGATCTCAATAACCATATCTCCTCTCCAACTCATGAAGGTTGGAGAAGAAGGTCGCATCTACCAACTGCGCGGATCCGAAGCTGCTTGCGCCCAATTGCAGCAAATGGGTCTCACTCCAGGTACCTATCTCCAGGTTATCCAACGTCACCCTGAGTGGATCCTACTCCTACCCAGTGGCCAACTTTCCCTTCCTGCTCATTTAGCTAAACCCATCTGGGTTTACATGGATCCCCGTTGCGCCTTGATGTCTACCCAAGAACCGAATAAGAAAACAATCTTAAATTTGCCAAGAGCCTTCTAA
- the cobJ gene encoding precorrin-3B C(17)-methyltransferase: protein MKLALFAPSPRARRLANSLIPLLGKEVICWSKAEPQGLPSPWQAYGDPKDPTAPGSLAEAVAQTWPQVQGCLFILAAGSVVRLIAPLLQDKQRDPAVVVVDEAGRWAISLCGGHVGGADALARQVAATLGAQPVLTSASEGLGIPPLDLLGDPYGWRRGAGDWNGVAAALTRGEPVAVHQTCGTRLWRQAWPADHPLVASSPPHPVAQIWIGEYLSPPTEIPTVHWHPRVLWVGVGCERGTTRAWLEGSLRRLLQAQGLAFEAIAGLATLELKQDEPGLLELAQAYGWPIEFFSAEALAGIPVPHPSEAVRQAVGTPSVAEAAALLAAQIWGRGDRAFERPSCVAEGKATLLCPKQVFTSETEGACTLAIARAAQEYSPRSGHLWLIGTGPGDLGQLTLAARMALTQADVVVGYQLYLDLVDPLLHPGQIREASPITQELQRAERAIAWAQQGLKVAVISSGDAGIYGMAGLVLECLVRSGWDGIRPSLEVLPGISAFQAAAARLGAPLMHDFCAISLSDLLTPWPVIAKRLQAAAAADFVVALYNPRSRQRVDPFLKALQIFLQARPAHTPVALARNLYRPGETLRLTTLGELDPEEVDMLTLVLIGNSQTFRHGERLITPRGYRLGEPT from the coding sequence ATGAAGCTTGCTCTGTTTGCCCCCAGCCCGCGCGCCCGCCGGTTGGCCAACTCCCTGATCCCCCTCCTAGGCAAGGAGGTCATCTGCTGGAGCAAAGCTGAACCGCAGGGGCTGCCCTCCCCCTGGCAAGCCTACGGGGATCCCAAGGATCCCACAGCGCCAGGCTCCCTAGCAGAAGCCGTTGCCCAAACCTGGCCCCAGGTGCAGGGCTGTCTCTTCATCTTGGCCGCAGGGTCGGTGGTGCGGCTCATTGCCCCCCTCTTGCAGGACAAGCAGCGGGATCCAGCGGTGGTGGTGGTGGACGAAGCCGGTCGCTGGGCTATTAGCCTGTGCGGGGGACATGTGGGGGGGGCCGATGCCCTGGCGCGGCAGGTGGCCGCTACCTTGGGAGCCCAGCCGGTTCTCACCTCTGCTTCCGAGGGGCTGGGGATCCCGCCTTTGGATTTGCTGGGGGATCCCTACGGCTGGCGGCGGGGCGCTGGAGATTGGAACGGGGTGGCAGCCGCCTTGACGCGGGGAGAGCCGGTGGCCGTTCACCAGACCTGCGGCACGCGGCTTTGGCGACAAGCTTGGCCGGCAGATCATCCCCTAGTGGCCTCCTCTCCTCCCCATCCCGTTGCCCAGATCTGGATTGGGGAATACCTCTCCCCTCCCACGGAGATCCCGACAGTGCACTGGCATCCGCGGGTGCTGTGGGTGGGGGTGGGCTGCGAGCGGGGCACCACCCGCGCTTGGCTAGAGGGATCCCTGCGCCGCCTGCTGCAGGCCCAGGGGCTGGCGTTCGAGGCCATTGCCGGCCTGGCCACCCTAGAGCTCAAGCAAGACGAGCCAGGTCTTCTGGAGCTGGCCCAAGCCTATGGCTGGCCCATTGAGTTTTTCTCGGCAGAGGCTTTGGCTGGGATCCCAGTGCCCCACCCTTCGGAGGCGGTGCGGCAGGCGGTGGGCACTCCCTCGGTAGCGGAGGCGGCTGCTCTTTTGGCGGCTCAGATCTGGGGAAGAGGTGACCGAGCTTTTGAGAGGCCCTCTTGCGTTGCGGAGGGGAAGGCAACTCTTCTCTGCCCCAAGCAGGTCTTCACGTCAGAAACCGAAGGGGCCTGCACCCTGGCCATTGCCCGCGCGGCGCAGGAGTATTCCCCTCGCAGCGGCCACCTCTGGCTCATCGGCACTGGTCCTGGGGATCTGGGTCAATTGACTTTGGCTGCCCGTATGGCTTTAACTCAGGCCGATGTGGTTGTTGGCTACCAGCTTTATCTGGATCTGGTGGATCCCCTTTTGCACCCCGGCCAAATCCGGGAGGCCTCTCCCATTACCCAAGAGCTGCAGCGAGCCGAACGGGCGATTGCTTGGGCGCAGCAGGGGCTGAAGGTGGCGGTGATTTCTTCGGGGGATGCCGGCATTTACGGCATGGCGGGCTTGGTGCTGGAGTGCTTGGTCCGCTCTGGCTGGGATGGGATCCGCCCTTCTCTGGAGGTGCTGCCGGGGATCTCTGCCTTCCAGGCGGCTGCTGCCCGGCTGGGGGCTCCGCTGATGCACGACTTCTGCGCCATTTCCCTCTCGGATCTGCTTACCCCTTGGCCGGTGATTGCAAAACGCCTGCAGGCGGCTGCAGCTGCCGATTTTGTGGTGGCCCTTTACAACCCCCGCTCCCGGCAGCGGGTGGATCCCTTCCTCAAGGCTCTGCAGATCTTTTTGCAGGCCCGGCCCGCCCATACCCCTGTGGCTTTGGCCCGCAACCTCTACCGCCCTGGCGAAACTCTCCGCCTTACCACCCTGGGGGAGCTGGATCCAGAGGAGGTGGACATGCTCACCCTGGTTCTTATCGGCAACTCTCAGACCTTTCGCCATGGGGAGCGGCTGATTACCCCGCGGGGCTACCGCTTGGGCGAGCCCACCTGA
- a CDS encoding amidohydrolase family protein — MDLILRRANLPDGRKGIDIGIQGDRIVALESNLQATAPQEIDVTNRLVSPPFVDAHFHLDATLTYGIPRVNQSGTLLEGIALWGELKPLLTPEAVIERALTYCDWAVARGILAIRAHVDVCDPNLVAVRALLEVKQKVSPYLDLQLVAFPQDGYYRSPGAVQLLEKALDLGVEVVGGIPHFERTMAEGAASVRALCEIAAARGLRVDLHCDETDDPLSRHVETLAYETLRLGLQGRVAASHLTSMHSMDNAYVSKLIPLMAEAELGVIANPLVNLVLQGRHDTYPKRRGLTRVPELMAAGLTVAFGQDCVMDPWYPLGSGNMLEVAHMAVHAAQMTGYEQMRQCFLAVTENPARILGLEGYGLEPGCYADLVVLQAADAVEAIRLKPACLYVFRRGRLIAQTPPVVAQLHLPGRSAQVDFTRQL; from the coding sequence ATGGATCTCATTTTGCGCCGGGCCAATTTGCCGGATGGCCGCAAGGGAATCGATATCGGTATCCAGGGGGATCGCATTGTGGCTCTGGAAAGCAACTTACAAGCCACTGCCCCCCAAGAAATTGATGTCACCAACCGCTTGGTGTCGCCCCCCTTTGTGGATGCCCACTTTCACCTGGATGCCACCCTTACCTACGGGATCCCGCGCGTCAACCAATCGGGCACCTTGCTGGAAGGGATCGCCCTCTGGGGAGAGTTGAAGCCACTGCTAACTCCGGAGGCGGTCATCGAGCGGGCTCTAACCTACTGCGACTGGGCAGTGGCGCGCGGGATCTTAGCCATCCGCGCCCATGTGGACGTGTGCGATCCCAACCTGGTGGCGGTGCGGGCCTTGCTGGAGGTCAAGCAAAAAGTATCCCCCTACCTGGATTTGCAACTGGTGGCCTTTCCCCAAGATGGCTACTACCGCTCGCCGGGGGCGGTGCAGCTTTTGGAGAAGGCTCTGGATTTGGGGGTGGAGGTGGTGGGTGGGATCCCCCACTTCGAGCGGACGATGGCCGAAGGAGCCGCTTCAGTGCGGGCTCTGTGCGAGATTGCAGCCGCGCGGGGCCTGCGGGTGGATCTGCACTGCGACGAAACAGACGACCCCCTCTCCCGCCACGTGGAGACCCTGGCCTACGAGACGCTGCGGCTGGGCCTGCAGGGGCGGGTGGCCGCCTCCCACCTCACCTCGATGCACTCAATGGACAACGCCTACGTGAGCAAACTCATTCCCCTGATGGCCGAAGCAGAGCTGGGGGTGATCGCCAACCCGCTGGTGAACCTGGTGCTGCAGGGCCGCCACGATACCTATCCCAAGCGGCGGGGGCTGACGCGGGTGCCGGAGCTGATGGCCGCCGGGCTGACGGTGGCTTTTGGCCAGGACTGTGTGATGGATCCCTGGTACCCTCTGGGCAGCGGCAACATGCTGGAAGTGGCCCACATGGCCGTCCACGCTGCCCAGATGACAGGCTATGAGCAGATGCGGCAGTGCTTCTTGGCGGTTACGGAAAACCCGGCCCGCATTCTGGGGTTAGAAGGCTACGGACTAGAACCCGGCTGCTATGCCGACTTGGTGGTGCTCCAGGCTGCTGATGCCGTCGAAGCTATTCGCCTGAAACCAGCTTGCCTGTATGTCTTCCGCCGGGGACGGCTGATCGCCCAAACCCCGCCGGTGGTTGCCCAGCTCCATTTGCCGGGGCGCTCGGCCCAGGTGGACTTCACCCGCCAGCTTTAA
- a CDS encoding CCE_0567 family metalloprotein yields the protein MLNESDVENVVNGLDFEPFEHLSADQLRTEIKRLNSKAGQLKMDLHDLAEGLPDGFERLPDLAARTYALFARLHTLRQRLKTLETCR from the coding sequence ATGTTGAATGAGAGTGACGTTGAGAATGTTGTGAACGGCCTGGATTTCGAGCCCTTTGAACACCTGTCTGCCGACCAGCTCCGCACCGAGATCAAACGACTAAACAGCAAAGCAGGCCAACTGAAAATGGATCTGCACGATCTGGCCGAGGGGCTACCCGACGGGTTCGAGCGACTCCCCGACTTGGCAGCCCGCACCTATGCCCTGTTTGCCCGGCTGCACACCCTCAGACAACGCTTGAAAACCCTGGAGACCTGCCGATGA
- a CDS encoding 2Fe-2S iron-sulfur cluster-binding protein, whose product MATYTVHLVNPKRRLDTYISVDEDSTILEAAEDQDVDLPSSCRSGSCSSCVAKVVEGEVDQSEQTFLDEEQIAKGFVLLCVAKPRSNCTIRTHQEAYLF is encoded by the coding sequence ATGGCTACCTACACAGTTCACTTGGTTAACCCAAAACGACGGCTCGACACCTATATCTCAGTAGATGAAGATTCAACCATCCTAGAAGCGGCTGAGGATCAAGATGTGGACTTGCCCTCTTCCTGCCGCTCCGGTAGTTGTTCCTCTTGCGTGGCCAAAGTGGTAGAAGGAGAAGTCGATCAATCGGAGCAAACCTTTCTGGATGAGGAGCAAATAGCCAAAGGATTTGTGCTGCTCTGCGTGGCTAAACCTCGCTCCAATTGTACGATTCGCACTCACCAGGAAGCTTACTTGTTTTGA
- the nifW gene encoding nitrogenase-stabilizing/protective protein NifW: MSWNHNRRWKDFQALVNAEDYFAFFELPYDPRVVNVNRLHILRKFAQYLAPLEHFQGSEEEWLEQARQALEKAYQTFLTSTPQQEKLFRVFQDYGCPDPVGGCAGCSSSGERGECSPGIPA, encoded by the coding sequence ATGAGTTGGAACCACAACCGCCGTTGGAAAGACTTCCAAGCCCTAGTCAATGCCGAGGATTATTTCGCTTTTTTCGAGCTCCCCTACGATCCGCGGGTGGTCAACGTGAATCGCCTGCATATCTTACGCAAATTTGCTCAGTATCTGGCTCCTCTGGAGCACTTCCAGGGCAGCGAAGAAGAATGGCTGGAGCAAGCCCGGCAAGCGCTGGAAAAAGCGTATCAAACCTTTCTCACTTCTACCCCGCAGCAGGAGAAGCTCTTCCGAGTCTTTCAAGACTATGGTTGTCCGGATCCCGTTGGCGGCTGTGCCGGCTGCAGCTCTTCGGGAGAGCGGGGCGAATGCAGCCCTGGGATCCCTGCCTAA
- a CDS encoding FKBP-type peptidyl-prolyl cis-trans isomerase: MKRVLLLVLGLLWLGVWGGQPAIALSRAKDNPVVSVQSPAKDFITTESGLQYYDIAQGSGPSPQPGQTVVVNYVGKLQDGTIFDSSYKRNQPFVFTYGVGQVIRGWEEGLATMRVGGKRYLRIPPELAYGSRGAGGVIPPNATLDFEVELLAIQ; the protein is encoded by the coding sequence ATGAAACGGGTGCTGCTGTTGGTGCTGGGCTTGCTGTGGCTTGGGGTGTGGGGCGGCCAGCCGGCCATAGCTCTATCGCGGGCCAAAGACAATCCGGTGGTGAGCGTGCAATCCCCAGCCAAGGACTTCATCACCACCGAGTCGGGATTGCAATACTACGATATTGCTCAAGGCAGTGGGCCTTCGCCTCAGCCGGGGCAAACGGTGGTGGTCAACTACGTGGGCAAGCTACAGGATGGCACCATCTTCGATAGCTCCTACAAGCGCAATCAGCCTTTTGTCTTCACCTACGGAGTAGGGCAGGTGATCCGTGGCTGGGAGGAAGGGCTGGCCACCATGCGGGTGGGGGGCAAGCGCTACTTGCGCATTCCGCCGGAGTTGGCCTATGGCAGCCGCGGGGCAGGCGGGGTGATCCCCCCCAATGCCACCTTGGATTTTGAAGTGGAGCTCCTGGCCATCCAGTAG
- a CDS encoding 5-formyltetrahydrofolate cyclo-ligase has product MQELPSPELSSSWRPSSLAADPALEKARLRQHFRQLRQGLDRSLISQKVVAHLASCPQLLAAKTILAYVAFGSEVDLGSLFALFPEKQWGIPRCLPRRQMQWHRYQPAELVPNCWGLLEPSPGSTVIDPGKADLILVPALACDRWGRRLGYGGGYYDRFLAALPDPSVPKWGILPQACLLEQPLPQDPWDQRLDGIQTEERFYETGIP; this is encoded by the coding sequence GTGCAGGAACTCCCTTCCCCGGAACTGTCTTCTTCTTGGCGGCCCAGTTCTCTGGCAGCAGATCCTGCCCTAGAAAAAGCTCGCCTGCGCCAGCACTTTCGCCAGCTACGGCAGGGGTTGGACAGATCCCTTATCAGCCAAAAGGTAGTGGCTCATTTGGCCTCTTGCCCCCAACTTTTGGCCGCCAAAACCATCCTGGCCTATGTGGCCTTCGGCTCCGAGGTGGACTTGGGATCCCTGTTTGCCCTTTTTCCAGAGAAGCAGTGGGGGATCCCCCGTTGTCTGCCGCGGCGGCAAATGCAGTGGCACCGCTACCAGCCGGCTGAGCTTGTCCCCAACTGCTGGGGCTTGTTGGAGCCTTCTCCCGGCAGCACAGTTATCGACCCTGGCAAGGCGGATTTGATCCTGGTGCCCGCCCTGGCCTGCGATCGTTGGGGAAGGCGTTTGGGCTATGGCGGCGGCTATTACGACCGCTTTTTGGCCGCTTTGCCGGATCCCAGTGTGCCCAAGTGGGGCATCCTCCCCCAAGCCTGCTTGCTGGAGCAGCCCCTGCCTCAGGATCCTTGGGATCAGCGCCTGGATGGGATCCAAACCGAGGAGAGGTTCTACGAGACGGGGATCCCCTAG